A genomic segment from Eulemur rufifrons isolate Redbay chromosome 19, OSU_ERuf_1, whole genome shotgun sequence encodes:
- the CLIP4 gene encoding CAP-Gly domain-containing linker protein 4 yields MTIEDLPDFPVEGNPLFGRYPFLFSGSDTPVIFSISAAPMPSDCEFSFFDPNDASCQEILFDPKTSVSELFAILRQWVPQVQQNIDIIGNEILKRGCNVNDRDGLTDMTLLHYTCKSGAHGIGDVETAVKFATQLIDLGADVSLRSRWTNMNALHYAAYFDVPELIRVILKTSKPKDVDATCSDFNFGTALHIAAYNLCAGAVKCLLEQGANPAFRNDKGQIPADVVPDPVDMPLEMADAAATAKEIKQMLLDAVPLSCNISKALLPNHDHVTSKAMLTSLGLKLGDRVVIAGQKVGTLRFCGTTEFASGQWAGIELDEPEGKNNGSVGKVQYFKCAPKYGIFAPLSKISKAKDRRKNTLHTPSTKAAVPLIRSQKIDVAHVTSKVNTGLMTSKKDSASESTLSLPPAEESKTVTEKDVTLHGSMSSSSSTSSLEHKQSYPKKLSASSNNKKTMSKSSSLSSRASAGLNSSATSVANNTRCEGELHLGDRVLVVGQRIGTIKFFGTTNFAPGYWYGIELEKPHGKNDGSVGGVQYFSCSPRYGIFAPPSRVQRLTDSLDTLSEISSNKQNHSYPGFRRSFSTTSASSQKEINRRNAFAKSKTALRRSWSSTPTAGGTEGSVKLHEGSQVLLTSSNEMGTVRYVGPTDFASGIWLGLELRSAKGKNDGAVGEKRYFTCKPNHGVLVRPSRVTYRGINGSKLVDENC; encoded by the exons aattttctttctttgatccTAATGATGCGTCATGCCAGGAAATTCTCTTTGATCCCAAAACTTCAGTCTcagaattatttgccattttaagaCAGTGGGTTCCTCAGGTCCAGCAAAACATTGACATCATTGGAAATGAG ATTCTTAAGAGAGGTTGCAATGTGAATGACAGAGATGGGTTGACAGATATGACTCTTTTACATTACACCTGCAAGTCTGGAGCTCACGGCATTG GTGATGTTGAGACAGCCGTAAAATTTGCAACTCAACTTATCGATCTGGGAGCAGACGTTAGTTTGCGGAGTCGCTGGACAAATATGAATGCTTTGCATTATGCGGCTTATTTTGATGTCCCGGAACTGATAAGAGTGATATTGAAGACATCAAAACCAAAAG ATGTGGATGCCACTTGCAGTGACTTTAATTTTGGAACAGCTCTGCACATTGCAGCGTACAACTTGTGTGCAGGTGCCGTGAAATGCCTGCTGGAGCAGGGAGCCAATCCTGcatttagg AATGACAAAGGACAGATCCCTGCTGACGTTGTCCCAGACCCAGTAGACATGCCATTAGAAATGGCTGATGCCGCAGCAACTGCCAAAGAAATCAAGCAGATGCTCCTAGATGCGGTGCCTCTGTCATGTAATATCTCAAAGGCCCTGCTTCCCAATCATGATCATGTCACTAGCAAGGCAATGCTGACGTCGCTTGGCCTCAAGTTGGGGGATCGTGTTGTTATCGCAGGACAGAAG gtTGGGACATTAAGATTTTGTGGAACAACTGAATTTGCAAGTGGGCAGTGGGCTGGCATTGAATTGGATGaaccagaaggaaaaaacaatgGAAGTGTTGGAAAAGTCCAGTATTTTAAATGTGCCCCTAAATATG GTATTTTTGCACCTCTTTCAAAGATAAGTAAAGCAAAAGATCGAAGGAAGAATACACTACACACTCCATCTACAAAAGCTGCCGTACCTCTCATTAGGTCCCAGAAAATTGACGTAGCTCATGTAACGTCAAAAGTAAATACTG GATTAATGACATCAAAAAAAGATAGTGCTTCTGAATCAACACTTTCATTGCCTCCTGCTGAAGAATCAAAAACTGTAACAGAGAAAGATG TTACCCTGCATGGATCTATGAGCAGCTCCTCTTCTACATCGTCTTTGGAGCACAAACAGAGCTACCCCAAGAAACTGAGTGCAAGCAGCAATAACAAGAAGACAATGAGCAAAAGCTCTTCTCTGTCATCCAGAGCCAGTGCTG GTTTGAATTCTTCAGCAACATCTGTAGCAAATAATACCCGCTGTGAAGGAGAACTCCACCTTGGAGACCGCGTGTTGGTGGTAGGCCAGAGAATTGGTACCATTAAGTTCTTTGGGACAACAAATTTTGCTCCAG GATATTGGTATGGTATAGAGCTTGAAAAACCCCATGGCAAGAATGATGGTTCAGTTGGAGGTGTGCAGTACTTTAGTTGTTCTCCAAGATATGGAATATTTGCTCCCCCATCCAGGGTGCAAAG ACTAACAGATTCCCTGGATACTCTTTcagaaatttcttcaaataaacaGAATCATTCTTATCCTG GTTTTAGGAGAAGTTTCAGCACAACTTCTGCTTCTTCCCAGAAAGAGATTAACAGAAGAAATGCTTTTGCCAA ATCAAAAACTGCTTTACGTCGCAGTTGGAGCAGTACTCCCACCGCGGGTGGCACTGAAGGGAGCGTGAAGCTTCACGAGGGGTCCCAGGTCCTGCTCACGAGCTCTAACGAGATGGGTACTGTTAGGTACGTGGGCCCCACTGACTTTGCCTCAGGTATCTGGCTTGGACTTGAGCTCCGAAGTGCCAAGGGGAAAAATGATGGAGCAGTGGGTGAGAAACGCTATTTCACCTGTAAGCCAAACCATGGGGTGTTAGTTAGACCAAGCAGAGTGACCTATCGGGGAATTAATGGGTCAAAGCTTGTGGATGAGAATTGTTAA